In Corvus hawaiiensis isolate bCorHaw1 chromosome 14, bCorHaw1.pri.cur, whole genome shotgun sequence, the sequence GCGCTCCcgcctcctgctctgctgcgaTCGTGCACTAACGGCAGTGAGGGACTCACCTTCCAACTTTAGAACTGTTCTTGGCGACTGTGGCCTGGGAAATTTGAGTGTTTGACGGGCACCGGTGTTATCTCTTGGGGAGATTTTATATCggtggcttttttcctttctttttcttttcttttcttttcttttttcttttcttttcttttcttttcttttcttttcttttcttttcttttcttttcttttcttttcttttcttttcttttcttttcttttcttttcttttcttttcctttcttttgctctctctaattttttttttcccctcactccctgcaaaccttaaaaaaaagaagatgaagcCTTTCCCGGGGCTGACTGGGGGGAAGAATGTGAAAGGGCCGCGGTTATAAAGCGCTGCTTGAAGCGGGCTCTCAATGCGTCTCTGAACTTGATCAGATTTTACGTTTCCTGCAGAGAGCCGGCGGCGAGCCTGAGACCTGCCCAATAGCCAGACTTGGGGGCTCAGCAAACCTCAGGATATTACAATTACAGCCatctttctttctgccttttattTCCACTGTTGCTCCCCATAGTTCTTTGCAAATGCTTTCCAGAACAGAAAATGAGTGGATTTATAGCGCTGTCTGCCACTGATAATTATTCCAAGGCAGAACATTGCccttgcaaaataaaattaaaaaaaaaaaaaaaaaaaagacaggagaaagaaagagagaaagagcgaaagaaagaataaacaaGAGTAGGAAAAAACCAGCTCAGGAGCCGCCGTGCCGGGCGCTGCTCGGCCGCGCTCCGCGGGTGAGCAGGGGGTGAGGGACGGAGcgaggggggggaaaagggggctGGACTCGGCCGGCGGGGTGAACCCCGGGTCGGTCGCGCTGAGCCCCGAGGCTGAGGGGCAGGATCGGGCTCTCCACGCACGGTGCGGGCCTTTCTGCTCTCATGTTTAGTCAGTAAGGataaaaaatgaacagaaaaataaaataaatatataaagtatatacatatatatgtgtatgtatgtatgtatatataaataaactGTAAATACGCACGGCTTTagccatttttttaaaattaaattttatttttgaatcaACGCGGCGGCTTTGCAGCGGCTTTACGCCTCCCCGCCGCGCCGCCTAGGGCGAGCATCCCGCGCGACGTGGGGCGGCGCTGGGAGGGCACGGGCTGCGGGACACAGCGGGacgcggggagggggcggcggcggcggcagcgcgcACAGAGCCGGGGGGACACGCACGGCCGGGgtcggggccggggccggggccggggccgctccgcGGGGCTTCGGGGggctcccgccgcccccgggccggtcCCGGGCCccccccccgctgcccccgctCTACCTGCGAGGCGCGCGCGCCCAATCAGCGAccgcggcggcgcggggcgcgtGCCAATCAAGCGCGGCGCCGCCAATggggcggcgggcggtgggtcAGGTGATCGGCGGCGCGCGGCTCCCCATTGGCGCGGCGCGGCCTGGCCCCGGAGTTGGTTTTATGTGCGAGGCGCGGACGGGCGCCCCGTCAGTGCCCCGACGGCGCcgagcgggagcggggccgtgCTGCGCCTCCTCGCCCTGCTgcgccgcccggcccggcgcggggggcgggcgcCTCGGGGGGCGGGTGGCTGTTTTGGGGCTGGTTGTTttgagttttttggtttggttttttttggtttttgttttttttttttttttttttttttgtgggttgttgttttggggtttttttttgtgtcgGCCGGGGAGTGCTCGCCTCGCTGCCCGCCTGCGGCCGGGGCCGCGCCTGCCCGCAGCGGGAGGCGGGGTAGGGGTGCGTTTTGAGGTGGTTTTGTACTCTTTTGGGGGCGGGCGGGAGGAGGGGGGAGCGGGCAGGTTGCTGCCGCGCCGACGGCCCCGCGCCCATGACGATGCTGCTGGACGGAGGGCCGCAGTTCCCAGCGCTGGGGGTGGGCGGCTTCGCGGCGCCCCGCCACCACGAGATGCCGGGTCGCGATGCCGCCGGCGGCGGTATGGGGCTGGGCCCCTTCGGGGACTCCTCGCACGCCGCCGCCTTCAAGCTGAACGCGGCCCCGCACGACCTCGCCGCCGGGCAGAGCTCGGCGTTCACGCCGCAGGCGCCGGGCTACGCCAGCGCCCTGggccaccaccaccatcaccaccaccacgcCGGCCAGGTGCCCTCCTACGGCGGGGCCGCCGCCTTCAACTCCACCCGCGACTTTCTGTTCCGCAACCGCGGCTCCGGCATCGCGGACGCCGCCTCCGGCACAGCGCAGCACGGGCTCTTCGGCGGCTCCCCCGGCGGCTTGCACGGCCCCGGCGGCATCCCGGACACCCCGGGGTACCTGCTCTTCCCGGGGCTGCACGAGCAGAGCCCGAGCCACACATCCCCCAACGGGCATGTGGACAACGGGCAGATGCATCTGGGGCTGCGCGGGGACCTCTTCGGGCGGCCGGATCCCTACCGGGCCGTCTCCAGCCCCCGCACGGACCCTTACGCCGGCGCCCAGTTCCACAACTACAACCACATGAATATGAATATGGGCATGAATGTGGCtgcccaccaccaccaccatcaccaccatgGCCCCGGCGCTTTCTTTCGGTATATGCGCCAACCCATCAAGCAAGAATTGTCCTGCAAGTGGCTCGACGAGAGCCAGCTCAGCCGGCCCAAGAAGAGCTGCGACAGGACTTTCAGCACCATGCACGAGCTGGTGACCCACGTCACCATGGAGCACGTCGGGGGGCCCGAGCAGAACAACCACATCTGCTACTGGGACGAGTGTCCGCGGGAAGGCAAGTCCTTCAAGGCGAAATACAAACTGGTGAACCACATTCGGGTGCACACGGGGGAGaagccctttccctgccccttcccGGGCTGTGGCAAGATCTTTGCCCGCTCCGAGAACCTCAAGATTCACAAGCGGACGCACACAGGTAAGGCCCGTGTCCGTGTGTTCCCCCACCCGGGacgcggggctgcggggacgGGCCGGCAGCCGCCGGCGCGTGAGGTGCGCGGCGCTGCCTCCGCTCTCGGCCTCCTGAGCGCTTGTGCGGAGAGAACCGTAGAAATGCGGATGAATCTCATTTTCGGTGACTTCcgctccttttttatttttaggccTGATTGGCGTCTCTCCTAATTAAATCGGCGATACTTTTgtcaaagtatttttatttgcagcCCCGACTTTTCTTCAGCCCTCCTGCATTGGTGGAGGGAAGAGAGG encodes:
- the ZIC3 gene encoding zinc finger protein ZIC 3 isoform X2, whose protein sequence is MTMLLDGGPQFPALGVGGFAAPRHHEMPGRDAAGGGMGLGPFGDSSHAAAFKLNAAPHDLAAGQSSAFTPQAPGYASALGHHHHHHHHAGQVPSYGGAAAFNSTRDFLFRNRGSGIADAASGTAQHGLFGGSPGGLHGPGGIPDTPGYLLFPGLHEQSPSHTSPNGHVDNGQMHLGLRGDLFGRPDPYRAVSSPRTDPYAGAQFHNYNHMNMNMGMNVAAHHHHHHHHGPGAFFRYMRQPIKQELSCKWLDESQLSRPKKSCDRTFSTMHELVTHVTMEHVGGPEQNNHICYWDECPREGKSFKAKYKLVNHIRVHTGEKPFPCPFPGCGKIFARSENLKIHKRTHTGEKPFKCEFEGCDRRFANSSDRKKHMHVHTSDKPYICKVHESQGSDSSPAASSGYESSTPPAVGSTGSKDSTKTPPAALQSNPGHNPGLPPNFNEWYV
- the ZIC3 gene encoding zinc finger protein ZIC 3 isoform X1; translated protein: MTMLLDGGPQFPALGVGGFAAPRHHEMPGRDAAGGGMGLGPFGDSSHAAAFKLNAAPHDLAAGQSSAFTPQAPGYASALGHHHHHHHHAGQVPSYGGAAAFNSTRDFLFRNRGSGIADAASGTAQHGLFGGSPGGLHGPGGIPDTPGYLLFPGLHEQSPSHTSPNGHVDNGQMHLGLRGDLFGRPDPYRAVSSPRTDPYAGAQFHNYNHMNMNMGMNVAAHHHHHHHHGPGAFFRYMRQPIKQELSCKWLDESQLSRPKKSCDRTFSTMHELVTHVTMEHVGGPEQNNHICYWDECPREGKSFKAKYKLVNHIRVHTGEKPFPCPFPGCGKIFARSENLKIHKRTHTGEKPFKCEFEGCDRRFANSSDRKKHMHVHTSDKPYICKVCDKSYTHPSSLRKHMKVHESQGSDSSPAASSGYESSTPPAVGSTGSKDSTKTPPAALQSNPGHNPGLPPNFNEWYV